In the genome of Chryseobacterium oryzae, one region contains:
- the gldJ gene encoding gliding motility lipoprotein GldJ has protein sequence MKKLKLFSLIALSSTLALTSCGGSGTSKGGGTKKFVSKTGWKPNEKQGWFFAGKQQKQKGWPGMVYVEGGTFTMGLVKDDVMHDWNNSPRRMQVSSFFIGETEITNYEYREYLTWLKYVFPPSDPSYKEIYNGALPDTLLWDNKLSRNDNSETYFRDQNYDYYPVVGVSWTQANRYCEWLTDRANEKALMQAGIISKDLYINESNNQGGTAFNMDKFKSNDPEMQGYINEKRLQQKSGMKTTNQRLLAANRSPSSAMVSKFRLPTEVEWEFAALGMEKNREYNNYLDKKPQIEMLRNKKGEILANFKQGRGDYSGTAGWKNDGSSKTSDVRQYPSNNLGIYGMFGNVAEWTADVYRPIIDEEASDFNYYRGNMPQAIVRNGDGTYKMVEEGTIQYDTLADGRLVYKNLPGQFERKTIADYRNYRDGDRMSSLDYRNASDSAASYDMYNSPKTKFIVDANGRVVLQKDTKERTSEISNDIRVVKGGSWMDSAYWLDPGQRRFKSQNTAYGWIGFRVAQDARASDKARTRR, from the coding sequence ATGAAAAAACTAAAGTTGTTTTCATTAATAGCATTGAGTTCTACACTTGCATTAACCAGTTGTGGCGGTTCGGGTACCAGCAAAGGCGGTGGTACTAAAAAATTTGTCAGCAAGACAGGTTGGAAACCAAACGAAAAACAGGGTTGGTTTTTTGCAGGAAAGCAACAAAAACAAAAAGGTTGGCCTGGAATGGTATATGTGGAAGGTGGAACTTTTACCATGGGATTAGTGAAAGATGATGTAATGCACGATTGGAACAATTCGCCTCGCAGAATGCAGGTAAGTTCGTTCTTTATCGGCGAAACTGAAATTACTAACTATGAATACCGCGAATACCTTACATGGTTGAAGTATGTATTCCCGCCAAGTGATCCAAGTTACAAAGAAATTTACAATGGTGCTTTGCCAGATACTCTTCTTTGGGATAATAAACTGTCTAGAAATGATAATAGTGAGACTTATTTCAGAGATCAGAATTATGATTATTATCCGGTAGTGGGAGTTTCTTGGACTCAGGCAAACAGATATTGTGAATGGTTGACAGACAGAGCCAACGAAAAGGCTTTAATGCAAGCAGGAATTATTTCAAAAGATTTGTATATTAACGAATCTAATAATCAGGGTGGTACTGCATTCAATATGGATAAATTCAAATCGAATGATCCAGAAATGCAAGGTTACATTAACGAGAAAAGATTACAGCAAAAATCTGGTATGAAAACTACCAACCAAAGATTGCTTGCTGCAAACAGATCTCCTTCTTCTGCAATGGTTTCTAAATTCAGACTTCCAACGGAAGTAGAATGGGAATTTGCAGCTTTGGGAATGGAGAAAAACAGAGAATACAACAACTATCTTGATAAAAAACCTCAGATAGAAATGTTGAGAAATAAAAAAGGAGAAATTTTAGCTAACTTCAAGCAAGGAAGAGGAGATTATTCTGGTACTGCTGGTTGGAAAAATGATGGTTCTTCTAAAACTTCAGATGTTAGACAATACCCTTCAAACAATTTAGGTATATATGGTATGTTTGGTAACGTTGCAGAATGGACTGCCGATGTTTACAGACCAATTATTGATGAGGAAGCTAGTGATTTCAACTATTACAGAGGAAATATGCCACAGGCAATCGTAAGAAATGGTGACGGAACTTACAAAATGGTAGAAGAAGGAACTATTCAGTACGATACTTTAGCTGATGGAAGATTGGTTTATAAAAACTTACCAGGTCAGTTCGAAAGAAAAACTATTGCTGATTACAGAAACTATAGAGATGGAGACAGAATGTCTTCTCTAGATTATAGAAACGCAAGCGATTCTGCTGCTTCTTACGATATGTATAATTCTCCAAAAACTAAATTTATCGTTGATGCTAACGGTAGAGTTGTTTTACAGAAAGATACTAAAGAGAGAACTTCAGAAATCTCTAACGATATCAGAGTAGTAAAAGGTGGTTCTTGGATGGATTCAGCTTATTGGTTAGATCCGGGACAAAGAAGATTCAAAAGCCAGAATACTGCGTATGGATGGATTGGTTTCCGTGTTGCGCAAGATGCAAGAGCAAGCGATAAAGCTAGAACAAGAAGATAA
- a CDS encoding esterase-like activity of phytase family protein encodes MKKTLLSMLLLAGLTACRENEASITDDNKDINYSKLPQEFPFTTMATINGVDVINGGYGSGAAAHPTRKGEFYVITDRGPNTDYLNGKKFLVPNFTPTIMHLKINADGNIEVIKYIKLKNPSGQLITGLPNPVGMGSTGEVAYDANGNVLGTDNYGLDSESIVAAQDGTFWVSDEYGPHIVHYSAEGVEMERISPIGVNTGTRKLPAVLAKRRPNRGMEGLCITPDGKTLVGTMQSMMYAPSKNLATNKTLTRIVTFDIATGQTKQFLYQQDGGASDSVCDITALSNTEFLVIERDGNFGSQGGIKKVYKINISGASDVNGSDISAVDGLKINGKTLEQSTWSEIAAAGYQPVTKTLAVDLVSKLGYEHDKFEGIVYLGNKKLAVFNDDDFGIVDDGNGNPKAKILPKTGKTDKGTMYVVDIQ; translated from the coding sequence ATGAAAAAAACATTACTATCTATGCTTTTGTTGGCTGGATTAACTGCATGCAGAGAAAATGAAGCAAGTATTACCGATGACAATAAGGATATAAATTATTCTAAACTTCCTCAGGAATTTCCGTTTACTACAATGGCTACAATTAATGGAGTAGATGTTATTAACGGAGGATATGGTTCTGGTGCTGCTGCGCATCCTACAAGGAAAGGAGAATTTTATGTTATCACCGATCGTGGTCCTAATACAGATTATCTTAATGGTAAAAAATTTTTAGTTCCGAATTTCACTCCTACCATTATGCATTTAAAGATTAATGCAGATGGAAATATAGAAGTAATAAAATATATCAAACTGAAAAATCCTTCCGGACAGCTTATTACAGGTCTACCAAATCCTGTTGGAATGGGAAGTACAGGTGAAGTTGCTTATGATGCCAATGGAAATGTTTTGGGAACAGACAATTATGGATTAGATAGCGAAAGTATTGTTGCAGCTCAGGATGGTACTTTTTGGGTTTCAGATGAGTACGGACCGCACATCGTTCATTATAGTGCAGAAGGTGTGGAGATGGAAAGAATCAGCCCGATTGGGGTAAATACTGGTACTAGAAAATTACCTGCCGTTTTAGCTAAAAGAAGACCAAACAGAGGTATGGAAGGGCTTTGTATAACTCCGGATGGTAAAACTTTAGTGGGAACTATGCAGTCTATGATGTATGCACCGAGCAAAAATCTGGCTACCAATAAAACACTTACAAGAATTGTAACTTTCGATATTGCAACAGGTCAGACGAAGCAGTTTCTTTATCAGCAAGATGGCGGAGCGTCAGATTCCGTTTGCGATATCACGGCTTTAAGCAATACAGAATTTTTGGTTATCGAAAGAGATGGTAATTTTGGTTCTCAGGGAGGTATTAAAAAAGTTTACAAAATCAATATTTCCGGTGCTTCAGATGTAAATGGATCTGATATCAGTGCGGTAGACGGGTTAAAAATAAACGGTAAAACTTTAGAACAATCTACTTGGAGCGAAATTGCGGCAGCAGGATACCAACCGGTTACCAAAACTCTTGCAGTAGATTTGGTTTCTAAATTAGGATACGAACACGATAAGTTTGAAGGAATAGTTTATTTAGGAAATAAAAAACTAGCTGTATTTAATGATGATGATTTTGGAATTGTAGATGATGGAAACGGAAATCCTAAAGCTAAAATTCTTCCAAAAACAGGAAAGACGGATAAAGGTACAATGTACGTTGTGGATATTCAATAA
- a CDS encoding UDP-N-acetylmuramoyl-tripeptide--D-alanyl-D-alanine ligase, giving the protein MSPEQFYPIYLKSQKVTIDSRKVSENDVFFAFSGDNFDAATVALKAVEDGALAVIVENQKFEDHDKNIFYVDSTLEFLQDLAVFHRSQLSIPIIGLTGSNGKTTSKELIHAVLSQKYNVQYTQGNLNNHIGVPLTVLSIKSEHQMAVIEMGANHQKEIEFLCQIAKPNIGYITNFGKAHLEGFGGFEGVIKGKSELYDYIKENNQTVLVNENDPIQIEKTAECNLKITFGKPDSDYYFTPFNEEHFVGLKYQNTHLLTKLTGDYNFTNVCAAASLGLHFGVDIKEIKTALEDYTPTNMRSQIVKKDWKTLVLDTYNANPSSMTASLHNFKTFEGSKTIIIGDMLELGEESEKEHQAILNLAEELGFDEIFTVGNQFKKINNFSLSFLSTQDLIEYLKNNKIMSDNILLKGSRGIALEKSIDFL; this is encoded by the coding sequence ATGAGCCCAGAACAGTTTTATCCTATATATTTAAAATCACAAAAAGTAACAATAGACAGTAGAAAAGTATCAGAAAATGATGTTTTTTTTGCCTTTTCAGGAGATAATTTTGATGCCGCTACGGTTGCTCTCAAAGCTGTTGAAGATGGGGCTCTTGCAGTAATTGTAGAAAATCAAAAGTTTGAAGATCACGATAAAAATATATTTTATGTTGATTCTACTTTAGAATTTTTGCAAGACTTAGCTGTTTTTCACCGCAGTCAACTTAGTATTCCTATTATCGGTCTTACAGGAAGTAATGGTAAAACAACAAGCAAAGAGCTTATTCATGCTGTTCTTTCGCAGAAGTATAATGTACAATATACGCAGGGAAATTTAAATAATCATATCGGTGTTCCGTTAACAGTGCTTTCTATTAAATCTGAACATCAAATGGCGGTTATTGAAATGGGAGCAAATCACCAAAAAGAGATTGAGTTTCTGTGTCAAATAGCAAAACCAAATATAGGTTATATTACCAATTTTGGAAAAGCTCATCTTGAAGGATTTGGAGGTTTCGAGGGCGTTATCAAAGGTAAATCTGAACTTTATGATTATATAAAAGAAAACAATCAGACTGTTTTAGTGAATGAAAATGATCCTATTCAAATTGAAAAAACTGCCGAATGTAATTTAAAAATAACTTTCGGAAAACCGGATTCTGATTATTATTTTACTCCATTTAATGAAGAACATTTTGTGGGTTTAAAGTATCAAAATACTCATCTTCTCACAAAACTTACTGGGGATTATAACTTTACCAATGTTTGTGCAGCGGCAAGTCTTGGGCTTCACTTTGGGGTAGATATTAAAGAAATTAAAACTGCTTTAGAAGATTATACGCCGACCAATATGAGGTCTCAGATTGTGAAAAAAGACTGGAAAACTTTAGTTTTAGACACTTATAATGCTAATCCAAGTTCTATGACTGCTTCACTTCATAATTTTAAAACCTTTGAAGGTTCCAAAACCATTATCATTGGAGATATGTTGGAGCTAGGTGAAGAGAGCGAAAAAGAACATCAGGCAATTCTTAATCTCGCAGAAGAATTAGGGTTTGATGAAATTTTTACCGTAGGAAATCAGTTTAAGAAAATCAATAATTTTTCTTTGTCGTTTCTATCTACTCAGGATTTAATCGAGTATCTCAAAAATAACAAAATTATGTCTGATAATATTTTGCTGAAAGGTTCCAGAGGAATTGCACTGGAAAAGTCGATTGATTTTTTATAG
- the rpoN gene encoding RNA polymerase factor sigma-54 has translation MLKQHLQLKLGQKLAPQQIQLMKLIQLHTLEFEEELERELEENPALEIAKEDNSDDEYSSLDDSYETEGTESIETDFDVNEYLYDDEPSYKTASSNYSADDEDFDNESLLTEGQSLYDYLMEQINLVNISDEDLKIAEYIIGNLDTDGYLRREIKSIVDDLAFSQGIYTTQERVEDILENYIQKLDPPGVGARGLQECLLLQIEKKVSSDKAVSLAANILRFQFDALTNKHYNKIIQKYDIEEEDLKAALEEISKLSPKVGGNFDTQTITINQEIIPDFVIQVKDGQVIPLLNSKNAPTLRVSEEYKDILTTYSHDKNSSEHKQAALFIKQKLDAAKWYIDAINQRQNTLLQTITAIVKFQHNYFITGDEKSLRPMILKDIADITGFDISTISRVVKSKYADTPNGIIYLKDLFSDSLTNDDGEEVSTKEIKNHLQEVISKENKRKPLTDDALVVILKEQGYNIARRTIAKYREQLNIPVARLRKEL, from the coding sequence ATGTTAAAACAACATTTACAACTTAAATTAGGTCAAAAGCTTGCCCCGCAGCAAATTCAGCTGATGAAGTTGATTCAGCTTCATACGTTGGAATTTGAAGAAGAGCTGGAAAGAGAGTTGGAAGAAAATCCAGCACTTGAAATTGCCAAAGAAGATAATTCGGATGATGAATATTCTTCATTGGACGATTCTTATGAAACAGAAGGAACAGAAAGCATAGAAACCGATTTCGATGTAAATGAATATCTTTATGATGATGAACCAAGTTACAAAACGGCGTCCAGCAATTATTCTGCAGATGATGAAGATTTTGATAATGAAAGTCTGCTAACAGAAGGGCAGTCTTTATACGATTATCTGATGGAACAGATTAATCTTGTTAATATTTCTGATGAAGATCTTAAAATCGCAGAATACATCATCGGAAATCTAGATACTGACGGTTATTTAAGACGTGAAATAAAATCTATTGTTGATGATTTAGCGTTTTCTCAAGGGATTTATACAACTCAGGAACGAGTAGAAGATATTTTAGAAAACTATATTCAGAAGCTGGATCCGCCTGGTGTAGGAGCAAGAGGTTTGCAGGAGTGTCTTTTACTTCAGATAGAAAAAAAAGTAAGCTCTGATAAAGCTGTTTCTTTGGCAGCCAATATTTTAAGATTTCAGTTTGATGCTTTAACTAATAAGCATTATAATAAAATCATTCAAAAATACGATATCGAAGAAGAGGATTTGAAAGCTGCTTTGGAAGAAATTTCTAAACTGTCTCCTAAAGTTGGAGGAAATTTTGATACTCAAACCATTACCATTAATCAGGAAATTATCCCGGATTTTGTTATTCAGGTGAAAGATGGGCAGGTAATTCCTTTACTCAACAGTAAGAACGCTCCAACTTTGCGTGTTTCGGAAGAATATAAAGATATTTTAACAACTTATTCTCACGATAAAAATTCTTCTGAACACAAACAGGCTGCATTGTTTATTAAACAAAAACTGGATGCTGCGAAATGGTATATTGATGCCATCAACCAAAGACAAAATACTTTATTGCAGACCATTACGGCTATTGTGAAATTTCAGCATAATTATTTTATTACCGGTGATGAAAAATCTCTAAGACCTATGATTCTTAAAGATATTGCAGATATTACAGGTTTTGATATTTCTACTATTTCCAGAGTGGTAAAAAGTAAGTATGCAGATACTCCAAACGGAATTATTTATTTGAAAGATCTTTTTTCTGACAGTCTTACCAATGATGATGGAGAGGAAGTTTCTACCAAAGAAATTAAAAATCATCTTCAGGAGGTTATTAGTAAAGAAAATAAAAGAAAACCGCTTACCGATGATGCATTGGTGGTAATTCTTAAAGAACAGGGCTATAATATTGCAAGAAGAACTATTGCTAAATATCGAGAACAGCTTAATATTCCGGTGGCAAGATTAAGAAAAGAACTCTAA
- the porU gene encoding type IX secretion system sortase PorU, translated as MRLKITLLFVFAFVSVAWAQRISIDWNGAKVHDFGDTKKNLPNFKNEGFSYSQNNIFIVNTQKVGEKQLRVANLNWEPVSARDLYDLDKNLIQDRDIAEINYYYSEGERFASVYVSLFKNVKGSILKLSSFDISENSSTPPSLASKVGSTQNPLSTGTFYKIKVDKSGIFKITSQFLRDNGINPSNVNPKNFRIYGNGGIMLPEFNQDVKYSALQENAIQVVGEDDGVWNDGDYALFYAQGPNGYNLYNKNNGKGFKRNDTRNDRSENVKNIYEDVSYYYINFDKGAGKRVQNSDANLPTNLISRYDDYQVINNDQKNLVKVGRIWVEDQPFTTPKTVTFNLNSPIQGGDVIRYRTQVIGWRSQQNSISFNLNNQNTVSYAIPANQPGYVYDFFPTKYTGTISNLSGNTITINYTPDISVNPNGVFHLDYVEVQYKEDLKFNGSQMNFRDFSLESGSNFNYGFSISNVGSLEQVWDVTDITNANRRVNKAAGSGSFNFGYNASDPNFNNEFVAFRADAAFSPQFVGRINSQNISALQNIDYLIITTPQMMAQAQRIANYHQQKNNFTVEIVDTDKIYNEYGSGSRDLTAIRDFITKLNTPAGSLKYVLIVGDASYDYKNRVANNSNVVSSYESEESADFVGSYVTDDYIVMTKPQTVSSVAFNLPDLPIGRIPAANPTEAANMVDKTLAYYNSLSGQSTPFGEWRMKLDFVVDDDNDGANAIPFHTVMNNTLQSIFEIPAVNTLKEYNVRKLYLDAFPAQSSAGGQRYPQVNQAIANDINNSLYLFYFGHGGINGWSQERVLTTTEIQNANNFSNVYSRFPFVSTITCEFTLWDEPSTFSAGEQFIKLKQGGPAAMITSSRAVGVDYGVDFTNLYTKEMFKMVNDDFISIGNAHLNAKKLRIDANHLKVNFLGDPAMKLSRPQRLLVIDNIDTPVPGLIRGLDFVKVSGHINNSNGTINTNFNGRVVINIFDKRLNKSTLNNDGNLTPILKYTEEGSAIVKASGTAVNGVFTVEFYVPKDINYTVGEGRILGYADNRSIDVFNNQSVQVGDINPNGINDNQPPKVKLYMNNTNFANGGITDQNPMLLACVTDDTGINSTGSGIGHDITVYLDGQIINTVVLNDFYSSGEGNGCLNPSLAAYQKGNVTYPFRNLSVGQHQLTFKIWDINNNSTTETLNFEVKDEADQHLIINRPLNWPNPFTNKTYIHFEHNCDDILDVNVQIYTITGKLVRTLTNVVIAEPFLQGFRTPRQAIEWDGKDDFGDTVAKGTYIFKIFAKSQNQEKCKGSATAVEKMVLLK; from the coding sequence ATGAGACTAAAAATCACGCTTTTATTTGTATTTGCTTTTGTATCAGTCGCTTGGGCTCAGCGAATTTCCATAGATTGGAATGGCGCTAAAGTTCACGATTTTGGCGATACGAAAAAGAATCTTCCTAATTTCAAAAATGAAGGTTTTTCATACAGCCAAAATAATATTTTTATAGTAAATACACAAAAAGTTGGAGAAAAACAACTTCGTGTTGCCAATTTGAATTGGGAACCTGTTTCTGCAAGAGATTTATATGATCTTGATAAAAATTTGATTCAGGACAGAGATATAGCTGAAATTAACTATTATTACTCTGAAGGAGAAAGATTCGCAAGTGTATATGTATCTTTATTTAAAAATGTAAAAGGAAGTATTTTAAAACTTTCCTCTTTTGATATTTCTGAAAACAGCTCCACACCTCCTTCTTTAGCAAGTAAAGTAGGAAGCACACAAAACCCGTTATCTACCGGTACATTTTATAAAATAAAAGTAGACAAATCGGGAATTTTTAAAATTACCAGTCAGTTTTTGAGAGACAATGGAATTAATCCCTCTAACGTTAATCCTAAAAACTTCCGAATTTACGGAAATGGAGGAATTATGCTGCCTGAATTCAATCAGGATGTAAAATACAGTGCTTTGCAGGAAAATGCCATTCAGGTAGTAGGAGAAGATGATGGAGTTTGGAATGATGGAGATTATGCCCTTTTCTACGCCCAAGGCCCTAATGGATATAATTTATACAACAAAAATAATGGTAAAGGTTTTAAAAGAAATGATACAAGAAACGATAGAAGCGAAAATGTAAAAAACATTTATGAAGACGTATCTTATTATTATATAAACTTCGACAAAGGTGCGGGAAAAAGAGTTCAGAATTCTGATGCGAATCTGCCTACTAATCTAATTTCGCGTTATGACGATTACCAAGTCATTAATAATGACCAGAAAAACTTAGTAAAAGTGGGAAGAATCTGGGTAGAAGACCAACCTTTTACCACTCCAAAAACTGTAACATTTAATTTGAATTCGCCTATTCAGGGAGGAGATGTTATTCGTTACAGAACTCAGGTTATCGGATGGAGATCACAACAAAACAGTATTAGTTTTAATCTCAATAATCAGAATACAGTTTCGTATGCAATACCTGCCAATCAGCCGGGATATGTCTATGATTTCTTTCCAACAAAATATACAGGAACGATTTCTAACCTTTCCGGAAATACCATAACAATTAATTATACTCCTGATATCTCGGTTAATCCTAATGGCGTATTTCATTTAGATTATGTTGAAGTTCAGTATAAAGAAGATTTAAAATTCAACGGTTCCCAAATGAATTTCCGTGATTTTTCTTTGGAAAGCGGTTCAAACTTCAATTATGGTTTCAGTATTTCGAATGTTGGAAGTCTGGAGCAAGTTTGGGATGTTACAGATATTACTAATGCGAACAGAAGAGTAAATAAAGCAGCGGGAAGCGGAAGTTTCAACTTTGGATACAATGCATCGGATCCTAATTTCAATAACGAGTTCGTGGCATTTCGTGCTGATGCGGCTTTTTCTCCTCAGTTTGTTGGAAGAATCAACAGCCAAAATATTTCTGCTCTTCAGAATATAGATTATTTAATTATTACCACTCCTCAAATGATGGCTCAGGCTCAGAGGATTGCCAATTATCATCAGCAAAAAAATAATTTCACTGTAGAAATTGTTGACACAGATAAAATCTATAATGAATATGGGAGCGGAAGCAGAGATCTTACTGCAATAAGAGACTTTATAACAAAACTGAATACTCCTGCAGGAAGTCTAAAATATGTTTTGATTGTAGGAGATGCATCTTATGATTATAAAAACAGAGTTGCCAATAATTCTAATGTTGTATCAAGCTATGAAAGTGAAGAATCTGCAGATTTTGTAGGCTCATATGTTACAGACGATTATATTGTAATGACAAAACCTCAGACTGTTTCTTCTGTGGCATTTAATTTACCCGATTTACCCATTGGGAGAATTCCTGCCGCAAATCCTACCGAAGCTGCAAATATGGTAGATAAAACCTTAGCATATTACAATTCTTTATCTGGACAATCTACCCCTTTCGGAGAATGGAGAATGAAGCTTGATTTTGTTGTAGATGATGATAACGATGGTGCCAATGCTATCCCTTTTCATACGGTGATGAATAATACTTTACAAAGTATATTCGAAATTCCTGCAGTAAATACATTAAAAGAATATAACGTAAGAAAACTTTATCTTGATGCATTTCCTGCACAGAGTTCTGCCGGCGGACAAAGATACCCGCAGGTAAACCAAGCGATAGCAAATGATATTAACAACAGTTTGTATCTATTTTATTTCGGGCATGGAGGTATTAACGGATGGTCTCAGGAAAGAGTTCTTACCACTACGGAAATTCAAAACGCTAATAATTTCTCTAATGTATACAGCAGATTTCCTTTTGTTTCTACCATCACCTGCGAATTTACCCTTTGGGATGAACCTTCTACTTTTTCAGCAGGAGAACAGTTCATTAAGCTGAAACAGGGAGGCCCTGCTGCAATGATTACTTCCAGCCGTGCTGTAGGCGTAGATTACGGTGTAGATTTCACCAATTTGTACACTAAGGAAATGTTTAAAATGGTTAATGATGATTTTATATCCATTGGAAACGCTCATCTGAATGCCAAAAAACTAAGGATTGATGCCAACCATTTAAAAGTTAACTTTTTAGGCGATCCCGCAATGAAATTGAGCAGACCGCAAAGGCTTTTGGTGATTGATAATATAGATACGCCAGTTCCAGGTTTAATTAGAGGTTTAGATTTTGTGAAGGTAAGCGGTCATATTAATAATTCAAACGGAACTATAAATACGAATTTCAACGGAAGAGTTGTCATCAATATTTTTGATAAAAGACTGAATAAATCTACTTTAAATAACGATGGTAATCTTACCCCTATATTAAAGTACACTGAAGAAGGAAGTGCCATTGTTAAAGCTTCCGGAACAGCAGTAAACGGAGTGTTTACCGTAGAATTTTATGTTCCTAAAGATATTAACTACACTGTTGGTGAAGGAAGAATTTTAGGGTATGCAGATAATAGATCTATTGATGTTTTCAACAATCAGTCTGTACAGGTAGGTGATATCAATCCTAACGGAATTAACGATAACCAACCACCCAAAGTAAAGCTTTACATGAATAACACCAACTTTGCGAATGGTGGAATTACCGATCAAAACCCTATGCTTTTAGCCTGTGTGACAGACGATACAGGAATAAATTCTACAGGTTCTGGTATTGGTCATGATATTACTGTATATTTGGACGGTCAAATTATCAATACCGTAGTTTTAAATGACTTTTATTCTTCTGGAGAAGGAAATGGATGCCTTAATCCTTCTTTGGCAGCATACCAAAAAGGAAATGTAACTTACCCTTTCAGAAATCTTTCGGTAGGACAACACCAGTTAACATTTAAAATTTGGGATATTAATAATAATTCGACTACAGAAACGTTAAACTTTGAGGTTAAAGATGAAGCAGATCAGCATTTAATAATTAACAGACCGCTGAACTGGCCCAACCCTTTCACCAACAAAACTTACATTCATTTCGAGCATAATTGTGATGATATTTTGGATGTTAACGTGCAAATTTATACGATTACCGGAAAATTAGTAAGAACTTTAACAAATGTTGTAATCGCAGAACCGTTCCTACAGGGCTTTAGAACGCCACGTCAGGCAATAGAATGGGACGGAAAAGACGATTTTGGCGATACAGTTGCAAAAGGTACGTATATTTTTAAGATATTTGCAAAAAGTCAAAATCAAGAAAAATGCAAAGGTAGTGCTACAGCTGTAGAAAAAATGGTACTTTTGAAGTAA
- a CDS encoding DNA-3-methyladenine glycosylase I — translation MSYCSAIENMQPESRKLLHKNYHDYFYGFPIHDDNELFGRLIMEINQAGLSWETILKKEEGFRAAYDNFNIQKVAAYNEKDRERLLQDSGIIRNKLKVNAAIENAKTIVELQREFGSFEKWLDYHHPKTLPEWMKLFKKTFKFTGGEIVNEFLMSIGFLKGAHSENCPINHEIFKHNPKWK, via the coding sequence ATGAGCTACTGTTCCGCTATAGAAAATATGCAGCCTGAAAGCAGGAAATTATTACACAAAAACTATCATGATTATTTTTATGGATTTCCTATTCATGACGATAATGAATTATTCGGCAGACTTATTATGGAAATCAATCAGGCAGGTCTTAGCTGGGAAACTATTTTGAAAAAAGAAGAAGGCTTCAGAGCTGCTTATGATAATTTTAATATTCAAAAAGTAGCGGCTTATAATGAAAAAGATCGTGAAAGATTGTTGCAAGATTCCGGCATCATCAGAAATAAACTTAAAGTAAACGCGGCTATCGAAAATGCAAAGACGATAGTAGAACTTCAAAGAGAATTTGGTTCTTTCGAAAAATGGCTCGATTATCATCATCCGAAAACGTTGCCGGAATGGATGAAATTGTTCAAAAAAACATTCAAATTTACCGGTGGAGAAATTGTAAATGAATTTTTGATGAGTATTGGCTTTCTTAAAGGGGCGCATTCTGAAAACTGTCCGATAAATCATGAAATTTTCAAGCATAATCCAAAATGGAAGTAA